Genomic segment of Nothobranchius furzeri strain GRZ-AD chromosome 12, NfurGRZ-RIMD1, whole genome shotgun sequence:
agtcttaagacatgtgttgaacgtgcccaagcccatacttatgagagcaccatgtgagcacctgtgtgtgtacacgcgcttgtttatgtaaggtttatctataggagcgtccaatagagagtgtgagggaccacagatctgccccccaaagacgcgtaggagacgggggggagctccaagtcccagagatccaggcgctgccccagaacacaggaaccccaaggagcccgcaaccagaaaggcccccgcccccctcgagaggcacagaggatcgccccggggggccacaaccagcagccggcagagccccgggagatatcagcggcaagtcctcaggcctgcccgcagcctcccaccccctagccggccgagtccgggacccagcgacccgggacccaggggcgaccacccccgccggggacccagcagagcccagggacccagacccccccaggccgccaccgggattgatcaggcagatgccaaaaatcttaaactccctgacccgggagccacgaacactcaggcagaccaaggcatcacacccacaccaggtgtgacaggggggaggggagacgaagatctatatcatcaaaggaggtcccaggagaagggaggagtcaaaggccccacctgacatatacagtcatacacaaacacagtcacacactccctccctcatgctcacacatgcacatacaaccaaagacttacaaaaatacacgccggacacccattcatgctccccatacacaccctattcactctggtcccggtaatgctgcacatggggtacaaccaccaccggttaccagagtttgaccctttctgctggggtgctgatgagcaggctcccccgcccaccgccgagcacagcaacccaccaccccagaccccaaccagacggccagatctccctcctagtctccagccccaggcagccaagcaacaacagaggtgtgctaagaccccctggtctccctccacctgctccaacatagtgttgtgtgttaatgaggtgtattctattgctgtggtgagcgggcagtgcgggcattttctggcctatgccagctgatgccactgcaccaccctacttgcacccacagcccttggtgtctaaatgcagtttaaaattcgaagtgggcaccggcactcgggaggaggctgagaactccccctgccaagtgccgttgaatgtgctcactcccaaggccctaagtgtatgtttgcgtggaatgtcgtcggtggaagtgcataaggtgcaaataaaattggggggcaggaagccacaggaatgcggaaatggggtccatacccgcactcctcgacttgtccaccccccaaggtcctatgtgcatgtttgtgtgatgatgtgagggagcaggaggagagaaataaacggggatggggaggaatggctggtagggcttatatggttttctcttaagcaatgatctgttacggctgacttttttattgtgctttctgcttcttcttttgctgctcttgtgtgtttacgatttgcctctttctcgcactcctttctgtgttctattgtccgtgtattgagttggcgtccggtttctcctatgtatgttttattgcatattttgcatgggatttcgtagatgactccacatttttgtccagctgatattttgtcttttgggtgtactaatctgtttctaactgttgtgtatggctttgttggtgtgtttatgttgtgttttttcattgttgctcttattttttccgttatgcctctgatgtatggtagggttatcactggttttggttcttgtctttctgggtttctggttctttttttgggttgttctttgctttctgtttttgtttgttgttttcctttgtttattgcccatgtcgggtatctgcaggtctttaaagcgtgttgtatgtgtttgtcctcttgtttacggtctctctcttctgttattatgtttgctcggtgatataatgttctgattactgacattttgtgtatggtggggtgttctgatgtccataatagatattggtctgtgtgtgttggtttcctgtatgtgtttatgtttagggtcccgtcggtctgcctggtgattttcatgtccataaatgctatgctgccttctgtttctaactcataagtgaattttatgttgcccgtgtcgtcaatattgtttaagtgttgtgttagtgtttctgtttgaccttttggtatgatttccagtatgtcgtctacgtagcgtttccatagttttattttgcagtttgggggggcggtggctatggctttttgttccaggtcttccatgaaaaactcgcacagggtggctgataacgggttacccatggcgaagccttccagttgtttgtatattgtgttgtcgtatgtgaagtaagtggagttagctaccaggccggcagctgtcggcgaaaccgtagctacaaacaggtaaacaaaactgtttctgtgtttaaaaaaagaacgaaagcatggatttacaaagacacagcaagaacacacctaagatgtcttGTTCATTCAGGGCAAAAAGGCAATAATAGCAAAAAACGAAGGTAAAATAAAGTTATGCATTAAcatttaactttttaaaaaaatcaaacatacatcatttgaattttctttacttcTTTAGCATTTTAAAGGAGCTCAGTCTGTTTAGGACGTCTccccggtgaggttttccaggtatcTGCAACCAGGACAGTCCCAAGGGAAGACcccggacacactggagggacaccTTGGTATTGCCCCGGATGAGCTAGTccacgtggctggggagagagaggtCTGgtcctgggcctctctgcttaggctgcaacCCCCGCGACACAACCTTGGATAAGCGAAagataatggatggatagatgtcaTTTGGTGCATAGGCCTACTTCAGTAAGATACAGAAGTGCAAATCTCTTTAAGTTTGTTCCtttgcgcctcgtgatttttatcttgagaggcgctatagaaatgatattttcttcttcttctttctgaaACAGTCAGTTGAATGAATGATTAAAGTACTTTAGATctgtaaacaaaataaataactgaGACTAATCAGGACAACCAGTAGAAACAATGAACCTTTTGACATTTCAAAAATCAAACATGACAGACTCTTTGATTTTAGTGGTGCATTAAGAGTAGAACTgctgtgcacaataaaaatggatttatttAACTTCGATTAAAGTGTTTTGAGGGTATTTTAATGTTCTTTAATTGTTTTAAATCCCCTGCAGCATCATGATGGGATTCAGTTCTGAGCTTTAAATCCATAAATCTCTGCTTGTTTTTGAGTCACCTCCTGATAGATCTGAGCAGAGCCACGCCCTGTTCATCTAAAGCTTTTGGACAGATGTCCTAAAATGATCTTCAGGCGTTCTTTGATACAAAACAGACCTCAGAGCTACAGTCAGCAAGCTGTGAAGTTCTTGAGGCAGCCTGAAGCAACAATCCACACCACCAGTCTTCACACTGAGACAGTTGTTGCCTGAAATGATGTAAGGGGCACAGTGACTCaggagtttattattattattattattattattattatttattcacTGTTGAATTGTTACTTTACAGCAAGCTTAAACTGAAATGAGATGCTAACACAGCATTAAAATACGTTGACTCCCACTTTGACTCAGACATGAAACCAACTCAACCATATGACTCTTTTAACCATTTAATTTCTACTTCCCGCcccaagaaaaagaaaatattgtGGGTGGGCTTTATTTATATTCATCTGAGGCAGTTAAGGTTTCATTATaatgaagaataagaagaaggaaTTATTTTTATATAGCacttctcaaaataaaaatcactaggCGTTTTACAAGAGCAAATAATGTATGGGATTTGTTATTTACAATGTAAAGTAGAATTATAATGAAAAGTTATATAACTATTATATATTTAGGGGTACCACTTATCAAGGCTTCAAAACCgtacatggactcaatcaactggttGATCTGCCATTCGGGTTAAGAATGCAGATTATGGCAATAAAGGCTaataatcacaatttttattttcttctcattttaaatatgttttcaatctttttttaaatcttttttatacaaagagcaagtcacccccaaatcacatttttttgctgataaaactatataaaggaatgtctaatcatgctacagacacgtgtagtcaataatttggcagttcattgcatcttggttaaaattaaaatattctgcctaaaactgtcagtgttgcaccgtcgtcagggaaaaattctgcactgtatttgaatttaaatctgc
This window contains:
- the LOC139062173 gene encoding uncharacterized protein isoform X1, whose translation is MGNPLSATLCEFFMEDLEQKAIATAPPNCKIKLWKRYVDDILEIIPKGQTETLTQHLNNIDDTGNIKFTYELETEGSIAFMDMKITRQTDGTLNINTYRKPTHTDQYLLWTSEHPTIHKMSVIRTLYHRANIITEERDRKQEDKHIQHALKTCRYPTWAINKGKQQTKTESKEQPKKRTRNPERQEPKPVITLPYIRGITEKIRATMKKHNINTPTKPYTTVRNRLVHPKDKISAGQKCGVIYEIPCKICNKTYIGETGRQLNTRTIEHRKECEKEANRKHTRAAKEEAESTIKKSAVTDHCLRENHISPTSHSSPSPFISLLLLPHIITQTCT